A region from the Mesomycoplasma hyopneumoniae J genome encodes:
- a CDS encoding putative immunoglobulin-blocking virulence protein yields MLFYLSKRKKIVLSGLTVAVIAAGMSFFANPQFSNFFRFNSQISYNSKAPSSVAKNDPNDLSFYSPVTNSEFKPLKKQVQKVELIKPPEEKKEEIKPIITITPKKVEPTPPPPAIIPKEKIEAPIISEIPKKTEEKKDDYGSLDYSLIEKALNRYKQGLQAEIKKYEESVSRLEAQVQEIERRYREDFDKDWVRGKIPNSPAGRQLWKEAYERHIDLPKYNLNREKQYLQQLKSRPEKTSFSPDELKWLRQGLLPSTESTNVWEYEDESKNPVINRMKKHNQSRTFNTPGYWGLSPYDISNGNFPGWTRTNKSSEFSSEIGSEYTNSIKVYEYSPNDENEEKSKKQPLKLIELDANDNKAFDKFKEIMAKISQKDSKVQALRIKNIGETHSLQNAEEIFKAIPEQIKTLSVFLNNTGATRSLRGLENKKLKELSIYTEKNSLDDDWQINPNALKNVDFISFDYNNQASYGSNQGKIGGSIIFDGLRWEKNDNIDKINDGLKIVFDSKIEQRVFQGAHGGKGGWPTTLDFSETDVNTFKGIKFDELDKSFNDKVRTWKDDPYAEENYTGFRQLKFKKLIIKGQNSGSKRLNFKFSDLNGAQFTERFASGFESPKVVVKVNGQSIYGYPVYISGSPEGDAISQLQKFIEVANGSGNGISQIYVESEEIKNKVGPTIGTAQVFVGKQVAESSDSDLVN; encoded by the coding sequence ATGCTGTTTTATTTATCGAAAAGAAAGAAAATTGTTCTGAGTGGACTTACAGTTGCTGTAATTGCAGCCGGAATGAGTTTTTTTGCGAATCCGCAGTTTAGTAATTTTTTTCGCTTTAATTCACAGATTAGTTATAATTCCAAAGCTCCCTCAAGTGTTGCTAAAAACGATCCAAATGATCTAAGTTTTTATTCCCCTGTAACAAATTCTGAGTTTAAACCACTTAAAAAACAAGTACAAAAAGTCGAGCTAATCAAACCTCCTGAAGAAAAAAAAGAGGAAATAAAACCAATTATAACCATAACACCTAAAAAAGTAGAACCAACTCCGCCTCCTCCGGCAATAATACCTAAGGAGAAAATTGAAGCGCCAATTATAAGTGAAATTCCCAAAAAAACTGAAGAAAAAAAGGACGACTATGGATCGCTCGATTATTCTTTAATCGAAAAAGCGTTAAACCGTTATAAGCAAGGTCTTCAAGCTGAGATAAAAAAATATGAAGAAAGTGTTAGCCGTTTGGAAGCGCAAGTTCAAGAAATTGAACGCCGTTACCGTGAAGATTTTGACAAAGACTGGGTAAGGGGGAAAATTCCTAATTCACCAGCAGGAAGACAACTATGAAAAGAAGCTTACGAGCGCCATATTGACCTGCCAAAATATAATCTTAATCGCGAAAAACAGTATCTTCAGCAGCTAAAATCACGGCCAGAAAAAACATCCTTTAGTCCCGATGAATTAAAATGACTTCGTCAAGGACTTTTGCCATCAACAGAATCCACGAATGTCTGAGAATATGAAGATGAATCAAAAAATCCTGTAATTAACAGGATGAAAAAACATAATCAAAGCCGAACTTTTAATACTCCCGGATATTGAGGGCTTTCACCTTATGATATCTCGAATGGAAATTTTCCAGGTTGGACAAGAACTAATAAAAGCTCAGAATTTAGTTCTGAAATTGGCAGTGAATATACAAATTCAATTAAGGTTTATGAATATAGTCCAAATGATGAAAATGAGGAAAAAAGTAAAAAACAACCTTTAAAATTAATTGAACTTGATGCAAATGATAATAAGGCTTTTGATAAATTTAAGGAGATAATGGCAAAAATCTCCCAAAAAGATAGCAAAGTTCAAGCTTTAAGAATCAAAAATATCGGTGAAACGCATTCGCTCCAGAATGCCGAAGAAATTTTCAAGGCAATCCCTGAGCAAATAAAAACTTTATCAGTTTTTCTAAATAATACCGGCGCAACTCGATCGCTTCGTGGACTTGAGAATAAAAAATTAAAAGAATTATCAATTTATACAGAAAAAAATTCACTAGATGATGACTGGCAAATCAACCCAAATGCGCTGAAAAATGTTGATTTTATTAGTTTTGACTATAATAATCAAGCATCTTATGGCTCAAATCAGGGCAAAATTGGCGGTTCAATTATTTTTGATGGGCTAAGATGAGAAAAAAATGATAATATTGACAAGATTAATGATGGTCTAAAAATAGTTTTTGATTCAAAAATTGAACAAAGAGTTTTTCAAGGGGCCCACGGTGGAAAAGGTGGATGGCCTACTACACTTGATTTTTCTGAAACTGATGTAAATACTTTTAAAGGAATTAAATTTGATGAACTTGATAAAAGTTTTAATGATAAAGTTAGAACTTGAAAAGATGATCCATATGCTGAAGAAAATTATACTGGATTTAGGCAGCTAAAATTCAAGAAACTGATTATAAAAGGGCAAAATTCTGGCTCTAAACGTCTAAATTTCAAATTTTCTGATCTAAATGGTGCCCAATTTACCGAGAGATTTGCCAGCGGCTTTGAGAGTCCAAAAGTCGTTGTAAAAGTAAATGGCCAATCAATTTATGGCTATCCCGTTTATATTTCTGGTAGTCCCGAAGGTGATGCAATTTCGCAGCTGCAAAAATTTATCGAAGTTGCTAATGGTTCAGGGAATGGAATTTCCCAGATTTATGTTGAAAGCGAGGAAATTAAGAATAAAGTTGGCCCAACAATTGGGACTGCTCAAGTTTTTGTAGGAAAACAAGTAGCAGAATCTTCAGATTCGGACCTTGTTAACTAG
- a CDS encoding ABC transporter permease, with translation MTIDTIIPILTLFFLFFSIITTGSIAGLYSEKAGIVNIAINGIMIIGATTYGLFSILIGIPNMAMQLLLIPLAALFSGLFALLHGFITIKLKGNHIISGVALNILAPAVSFVLLKIYGKSNRFESVVNELAFGQNKEFLNIFSLKLFILIGIIVITWFIFSKTKLGLRISAVGENPHAAAAAGINVDKLKWLGVFLSGIIGGIAGAFYFQYAGSTFRGNVQGLGFLSLTILIMGRWKIIFIVISGLIFPFLYTLSINLAGNFGNFLPIVEAAPYLFTIILLALSSKKDLAPKALGIPYDKSLK, from the coding sequence ATGACTATAGATACAATTATCCCCATTTTAACGCTCTTTTTTCTATTTTTTTCAATAATAACTACCGGCTCAATTGCTGGATTATATAGTGAAAAAGCAGGAATTGTCAATATTGCAATTAACGGAATTATGATTATTGGAGCAACAACTTATGGTCTTTTTTCAATTTTAATCGGGATTCCAAATATGGCAATGCAATTATTACTGATTCCACTTGCTGCACTTTTTTCGGGGCTTTTTGCACTCTTACATGGGTTTATCACAATAAAATTAAAGGGAAATCATATAATTTCTGGGGTAGCCCTTAATATTCTAGCACCAGCAGTCTCCTTTGTTTTATTAAAAATTTATGGTAAAAGTAACCGTTTTGAATCAGTTGTAAACGAACTTGCTTTTGGACAGAACAAGGAATTTCTTAATATTTTTTCACTTAAATTATTTATTTTAATTGGTATAATTGTTATCACCTGATTTATTTTTTCAAAAACAAAATTAGGACTACGGATTTCCGCTGTTGGTGAAAATCCACATGCCGCAGCCGCTGCAGGAATTAATGTTGATAAACTTAAATGATTAGGAGTTTTTCTATCAGGAATAATCGGCGGAATTGCGGGGGCTTTTTATTTCCAGTATGCCGGATCAACTTTTCGGGGAAATGTTCAAGGTTTGGGATTTTTATCACTAACAATTTTGATTATGGGCCGCTGAAAAATTATATTTATTGTAATTTCAGGGCTGATTTTCCCATTTTTATACACTTTATCAATAAATTTAGCCGGAAATTTCGGGAATTTCCTCCCAATTGTTGAAGCTGCGCCATATCTTTTTACAATCATTTTACTTGCTCTAAGTTCGAAAAAAGATTTAGCCCCAAAAGCACTTGGAATTCCTTATGATAAATCACTAAAATAA
- a CDS encoding thymidine kinase — protein sequence MYKKFFDGVIEVITGPMFSGKSDELIKRIKILTYADIKTLVIKPSVDYRFSQCEIVSRSGLKIPTFLARTTQEIRDLFTRDNYQAIAIDEIQFFDEEIVTFLEQIADKGIRVIVSGLDQDFRRKPFGSLPNLMAIAENVTKLQAVCSLCKRAATTTARKVLNEAQTLIGDQDEYEARCRACHSL from the coding sequence ATGTACAAAAAATTTTTTGATGGGGTCATTGAAGTAATTACAGGGCCAATGTTTTCAGGGAAATCTGATGAGTTAATTAAAAGGATAAAAATTCTAACTTATGCCGATATTAAAACTTTAGTGATAAAACCTTCAGTTGATTACCGTTTTTCCCAGTGCGAAATCGTCTCGCGGTCAGGTTTGAAAATTCCCACTTTTTTGGCCAGAACAACACAAGAAATCCGGGATTTATTTACAAGAGATAACTACCAGGCAATCGCAATTGATGAAATCCAATTTTTTGACGAGGAAATTGTAACTTTTTTAGAACAAATCGCCGATAAAGGAATTCGGGTAATTGTCAGTGGCCTTGACCAAGATTTTCGCCGCAAGCCTTTTGGTAGTTTACCAAATTTAATGGCAATCGCCGAAAATGTTACTAAATTACAAGCAGTTTGCTCACTTTGTAAACGCGCTGCAACAACAACCGCGCGTAAAGTTCTTAATGAGGCACAAACTTTAATTGGTGATCAAGACGAATACGAAGCGCGGTGCCGTGCTTGTCATAGTTTATAA
- a CDS encoding ABC transporter permease codes for MMKNLVNPLQFFFKKIDKISLKSSSEKIFSTLWAIFFGILMSFIFIRAFGYNPFKVYYTMFFKIAFAKNQIRNLLLTSSIFIFASIAIAIPFKAGLFNIGAPSQMMISGAISLLVFLNLTSINIYLRLFLGAFLGIMASGILGFLVGILKSFLRINEVISTILLNWIIYYIIKFLLTSTNLDIGFISNSPLTSKSISETSFLTSIFLTRNFAVIMLFLGLIFAFLIWFIMQKTTIGLRIKITGQNKNVASYAGINNKIMTISVMSFSGVIAGIAGFIWYIFYKRSFTLSSGMPREGFDAILVTLLAFNSPFGIIPTSFFYSTLSIGASALESHSIRLNQDTMQIVIGIIIYLSAISVVFVNFQPIKWILNFYFLLSSRQFFGPKTVKFRSLKLEKSKFSWLNLVGLKKIAPEKIEEINYEINNLESRRIQYLDWFLNDKINILHIYFNIQKINIKLYFLKKQTLKIKNHHNVLIWKKIKKDIKNNFGINSNFRNKTLEEKLAFFEQVGEKKRYANQKLNSLGYYDLKNNRNTFRQQFIEQHLQFKSLKSEIISNFRIEKKQKSEKNKEKK; via the coding sequence ATGATGAAAAATTTAGTTAATCCGCTGCAATTTTTTTTCAAAAAAATTGACAAAATTAGTCTAAAAAGTTCTTCAGAAAAGATTTTTTCGACTCTTTGGGCGATTTTTTTCGGAATTTTAATGTCATTTATTTTTATTCGCGCCTTCGGCTATAACCCTTTTAAAGTTTATTATACAATGTTTTTTAAAATTGCTTTTGCTAAAAATCAGATTCGAAATCTGCTTTTGACAAGCTCAATTTTCATTTTTGCCAGTATTGCAATTGCGATTCCTTTTAAAGCTGGACTTTTTAATATTGGTGCGCCCAGTCAAATGATGATTTCAGGGGCTATTTCTTTGCTAGTTTTCTTGAATTTAACCTCAATAAATATTTATTTACGTTTGTTTTTAGGTGCTTTTTTGGGAATAATGGCAAGTGGAATTCTTGGTTTTTTAGTTGGAATTTTAAAATCCTTTCTGCGAATTAATGAAGTTATTTCGACTATCTTATTAAATTGAATTATTTATTATATAATAAAATTTTTGCTAACTTCAACTAATTTAGATATCGGTTTTATCTCAAATTCACCACTTACAAGTAAATCAATTAGTGAGACAAGTTTTCTGACTTCAATTTTTCTAACAAGAAATTTTGCGGTAATAATGTTATTTTTAGGACTTATTTTTGCTTTTTTAATCTGATTTATTATGCAGAAAACAACAATTGGGCTTAGAATAAAAATTACTGGACAAAATAAAAATGTTGCATCTTATGCTGGAATTAATAATAAAATTATGACTATTTCAGTAATGAGCTTTTCAGGAGTAATCGCAGGAATTGCTGGATTTATTTGGTATATTTTTTATAAACGATCTTTTACACTTAGTAGCGGGATGCCCCGTGAAGGTTTTGATGCCATTTTGGTGACACTTCTAGCCTTTAATTCGCCTTTTGGGATAATCCCTACCTCCTTTTTTTATTCAACACTTTCAATCGGCGCCAGCGCCCTTGAGTCACACTCAATTCGTTTAAATCAGGATACAATGCAAATTGTGATTGGAATTATTATTTATTTATCAGCAATTTCAGTTGTTTTTGTTAATTTTCAGCCAATAAAGTGAATTTTAAATTTCTACTTTTTATTAAGTTCGCGGCAATTTTTTGGACCGAAAACAGTAAAATTTCGCTCATTAAAATTAGAAAAATCTAAGTTTAGTTGGTTAAATTTAGTTGGTCTAAAAAAAATTGCTCCCGAAAAAATTGAGGAAATTAACTATGAAATTAATAATTTAGAAAGTCGGCGAATTCAATATTTAGATTGATTTTTAAATGATAAAATAAATATTTTACATATTTATTTTAATATTCAAAAAATTAATATAAAATTATATTTTTTGAAAAAACAAACACTAAAAATAAAAAACCATCATAATGTTTTAATTTGGAAAAAAATTAAAAAAGATATTAAAAATAATTTTGGCATTAATTCAAATTTTAGAAATAAAACTTTAGAGGAAAAATTAGCATTTTTTGAACAAGTTGGTGAGAAAAAAAGATATGCAAATCAAAAACTAAATTCTTTAGGTTATTATGATCTAAAAAATAATCGAAACACCTTTAGACAGCAATTTATCGAGCAACATTTACAATTTAAAAGTCTAAAATCAGAAATTATTAGTAATTTTAGAATAGAAAAAAAACAAAAATCTGAAAAAAACAAGGAAAAAAAATAA
- the mip gene encoding Ig-specific serine endopeptidase MIP, translated as MQKKYFSMKNKQFFLLFGLVFTTFSLISWSCSKQTSKENLSTTNQKTNPKTDQKDIEKIRDELKARLNSEYQNFENLPSKQAYHNFGKKLDEIRADLEKLFKNPDLENKQRDWDNTKKSLDYQLEKQNYQIDHLTKLIIGSFNDILKPIEKKQEVPEQPKQEIPADKVNQYYEKLKEITPKGQNWAIIKDGKRIVADQYKYDFPDHEYKYFIQKFGGGPARIVGLENPDGLVEYPYGKTKKLPENLKSQLNQEAKKAGQPLYDNAAYRTFVVPKFDSSGKITSIEIPEHQKGDTSPALHVDEATGQLLRGGPGRVGLPRILPNQEYKNLTKNSIGVEIVNGDFLKFRPDGGQGEPEYLDPKEIVHFSKGFHGTMNILDYKKEDGQKYPLTWYFITNAHVLNRLLVANDYHPDSIYGRDEDAYNSYNRQYNTWSLVLTKIKNDVDLNNIMPTTGESRRDAYYDTIRISVRTKSSNLHNAGKQLDQSNNYQIYSDKLNNNQEVPKNAELNVKTVVFGTNVFEKKPGDFTEQEKYKNMEEILDFAIMELTFDNEDQAKLITGDWYKEHQDAKNNQKQSTIISDTNLLNEQEYEKLAPNQFYGLGFPVSEGELNSTLNEYQNKQAWDTRKYSLSPHVNKDHELYFNRDLSNPKLKDGGDLSWSRSYRSFINKPGLTDLFISNAYVSSGFIKVTKYDQHSRTFKETPYLFWGLGTLLDNFTAGAGMSGTGVYKDDKLYSLVFANDRLASTALTLNLRSYGYDYNGYYGKYSLPKYDLIYGSKHQRKSYFQAMQQLYKGKNIKTYLFPNGFGDINKVDVFGDWK; from the coding sequence ATGCAAAAAAAATACTTTTCTATGAAAAACAAGCAGTTTTTCTTACTTTTTGGGCTTGTTTTTACTACTTTTTCACTAATATCTTGATCTTGTTCTAAACAAACAAGCAAGGAAAATCTATCAACAACAAACCAGAAAACAAATCCAAAGACAGATCAAAAAGATATTGAAAAAATTAGAGATGAACTAAAAGCGCGACTAAATTCCGAATACCAAAATTTTGAAAACTTGCCTTCTAAGCAAGCTTATCATAATTTTGGTAAAAAACTTGATGAAATTAGAGCTGATCTTGAAAAATTATTCAAAAATCCTGATCTTGAAAACAAACAGAGAGACTGGGATAATACAAAAAAATCTTTAGATTATCAACTTGAAAAACAAAATTATCAAATTGATCATTTAACAAAGTTAATTATTGGTTCTTTTAATGATATTTTAAAACCTATTGAGAAAAAACAGGAGGTACCTGAGCAACCAAAACAAGAAATTCCAGCTGATAAAGTTAATCAATATTATGAAAAATTAAAGGAAATTACACCTAAAGGCCAAAATTGAGCGATTATCAAAGACGGCAAACGAATTGTTGCTGATCAATATAAATATGATTTCCCCGATCATGAATATAAGTATTTTATTCAAAAATTTGGCGGCGGCCCGGCTAGAATCGTCGGTCTTGAAAACCCAGATGGCTTAGTTGAATACCCTTATGGAAAAACAAAAAAATTACCCGAAAATCTAAAATCACAACTTAATCAAGAAGCTAAAAAGGCCGGCCAACCTTTATATGATAATGCCGCTTATCGAACTTTTGTTGTCCCAAAATTTGATTCTTCTGGTAAAATTACTAGTATCGAGATTCCAGAACATCAAAAAGGAGATACATCCCCGGCACTTCATGTCGATGAGGCAACTGGCCAACTACTAAGAGGTGGACCTGGAAGAGTCGGCCTTCCCCGGATTTTACCAAATCAAGAATATAAAAATTTAACAAAAAATTCAATTGGTGTTGAAATTGTCAATGGAGATTTTCTAAAATTTCGTCCTGATGGCGGCCAAGGTGAACCTGAATATTTAGATCCAAAAGAAATTGTCCATTTTTCTAAAGGTTTCCATGGGACAATGAATATTCTCGATTACAAAAAAGAGGATGGCCAAAAATATCCGCTTACTTGATATTTTATCACAAATGCTCATGTTTTAAACCGACTTTTAGTCGCAAATGACTATCATCCTGATTCAATTTATGGCCGTGATGAAGATGCTTATAATTCTTATAATCGACAATATAATACTTGATCGCTTGTACTAACCAAGATAAAAAATGATGTTGACCTCAATAATATAATGCCAACAACTGGTGAAAGTCGTCGCGATGCTTATTATGATACTATAAGAATTTCGGTGCGAACAAAATCAAGTAATCTTCATAATGCCGGAAAACAATTAGATCAAAGTAATAACTACCAAATCTATAGTGATAAACTAAATAATAATCAAGAAGTACCAAAAAATGCTGAACTTAACGTAAAAACAGTGGTTTTTGGGACTAATGTATTCGAAAAAAAACCTGGGGACTTCACTGAGCAAGAAAAATATAAAAATATGGAAGAAATACTTGATTTTGCAATTATGGAACTAACTTTTGATAATGAAGATCAAGCAAAACTGATAACAGGGGATTGATATAAGGAGCACCAAGATGCAAAAAATAATCAAAAACAAAGCACAATTATCTCGGATACTAACCTTTTAAATGAACAAGAATATGAAAAATTAGCTCCAAATCAGTTTTACGGTCTCGGATTTCCAGTCTCAGAAGGCGAACTTAATTCAACTTTAAACGAATATCAAAATAAACAAGCCTGAGATACGCGAAAATATAGCCTTTCACCCCATGTTAACAAGGATCATGAACTTTATTTTAACAGGGATTTATCAAATCCCAAACTTAAAGATGGCGGCGATCTTTCTTGGTCAAGATCTTATCGATCTTTTATAAATAAGCCCGGACTAACAGATCTTTTTATCTCAAACGCTTATGTTTCTTCAGGTTTTATCAAGGTAACTAAATACGATCAGCACTCGCGAACTTTCAAGGAAACCCCTTATTTATTTTGAGGTTTAGGAACCTTGCTGGATAATTTTACCGCAGGAGCCGGTATGTCAGGAACTGGTGTTTATAAAGATGATAAACTTTATTCACTTGTTTTTGCAAACGACAGACTTGCTTCAACTGCTTTAACTTTAAATTTAAGATCATATGGATATGATTATAATGGTTACTATGGTAAATATTCTTTACCAAAATACGACCTAATTTATGGTTCAAAGCATCAAAGAAAATCTTACTTCCAAGCGATGCAACAACTTTATAAAGGGAAAAATATAAAAACTTATTTATTTCCTAATGGTTTTGGCGATATCAACAAAGTTGATGTTTTTGGCGACTGAAAATAA
- a CDS encoding ABC transporter ATP-binding protein, whose protein sequence is MINQDYAIEFIQVSKKFGSFYANYKIDFKIKKNTIHALIGENGAGKSTLMSTLFGIYTPDEGQIRVNGRQSFIDNPNRAADFGIGMVHQHFKLVDAYTNFENIILGQEFSHYGIINRETARQKIKILQEKYNISFDLDQKTGDASVVIKQKIEIIKILYRDSDILIFDEPTAILSPQEIDSFLEILKFFVKNGKTIIFISHKLLEIKEVANSATVLRAGKVVANFESLENVTITEMAAAMVGKTVVESKNTSECHFGQLGLKIEGLSAKTDKEIVDLDLEIHKGEILAIAGIEGNGQLELELALSGLIASKGKILVYDNENKPINLENLGPLARFGLISYVPSDRHKYAIVLDLPNLDNSIIRNLRNENFVKKTYIKSQKVQELYAEILKNFDVRGDLIGSRNSRLLSGGNQQKFVLGREILTPHEVLLIVQPTRGLDIGAINLVHQIILDQKQKNKAILLISYELDEVLALADTICVLNKGRISKKFMRTEIDRYKIGQLMGE, encoded by the coding sequence ATGATAAATCAGGATTATGCAATTGAATTTATTCAAGTCTCGAAAAAATTTGGCAGTTTTTATGCCAATTACAAAATAGATTTTAAGATTAAAAAAAACACAATTCATGCTCTAATTGGCGAGAATGGTGCTGGAAAATCGACACTTATGTCAACACTTTTTGGAATTTATACCCCTGATGAGGGCCAAATTAGAGTCAATGGTAGGCAATCTTTTATTGATAATCCAAATCGCGCAGCAGATTTTGGAATCGGTATGGTTCACCAACATTTTAAACTTGTTGATGCATATACTAATTTTGAAAACATTATTTTAGGTCAAGAATTTAGTCATTATGGCATTATCAACCGTGAAACTGCAAGGCAAAAAATCAAAATTTTACAAGAAAAATACAATATTTCCTTCGATTTAGATCAAAAAACCGGTGATGCCTCTGTTGTTATTAAGCAAAAAATTGAAATTATAAAAATTTTATACCGTGATTCAGATATTTTAATTTTTGATGAACCAACTGCAATTTTATCACCACAGGAAATTGACTCATTTTTAGAAATTCTGAAATTTTTTGTCAAAAATGGGAAAACTATCATTTTTATTTCGCATAAATTATTAGAAATTAAAGAAGTTGCAAATTCGGCCACTGTTTTACGGGCAGGAAAAGTCGTTGCTAATTTTGAAAGTCTTGAAAATGTTACAATCACGGAAATGGCAGCGGCAATGGTGGGAAAAACTGTTGTTGAATCAAAAAATACTAGTGAATGCCACTTTGGCCAATTAGGCTTAAAAATTGAAGGTCTTTCTGCTAAAACTGATAAGGAAATCGTTGATTTAGACCTTGAAATTCACAAAGGCGAAATTCTTGCAATTGCTGGAATTGAAGGAAATGGTCAGTTAGAACTAGAACTTGCTCTTTCCGGTCTTATAGCCTCAAAAGGAAAAATTCTTGTCTATGATAATGAAAATAAGCCTATAAATCTTGAAAATTTAGGACCGTTAGCCCGTTTTGGTCTAATTTCTTATGTACCCAGTGATCGTCATAAATATGCAATCGTCCTTGATCTACCAAACCTAGATAATTCAATTATTAGAAATTTACGAAACGAAAATTTTGTTAAAAAAACGTATATCAAATCACAAAAAGTGCAAGAATTATATGCAGAAATTCTCAAGAACTTTGATGTCCGCGGTGATTTAATTGGCTCAAGAAATTCTAGACTTTTATCAGGAGGAAATCAACAAAAATTTGTCTTAGGACGCGAAATTCTAACTCCCCATGAAGTACTTTTAATTGTTCAGCCAACCCGAGGACTAGATATTGGTGCAATTAATCTCGTCCACCAAATTATTTTAGACCAAAAACAGAAAAATAAAGCAATTTTACTAATTTCTTATGAACTTGATGAAGTTTTAGCGCTTGCGGATACAATTTGTGTACTCAATAAAGGCCGAATTTCCAAAAAATTTATGCGCACTGAAATTGATCGCTATAAAATTGGGCAACTAATGGGGGAGTAA
- a CDS encoding PTS sugar transporter subunit IIA, which translates to MGFCFKGLFSRTTKKCCKNCKCKQNNNCKCEYEACEYNTAEQIFAPSTGKLIKLSRVKDGIFSKEMLGKGFAVQVGNTGKKDIFAPISGKVNMVFPTKHALGFASLDNKTQILLHLGIDTVELEGKGIEIFVKLNQKIQAGDKIAAVNLDYLIKSGITNTDIIVIVLNESEYNNFKFLTSPQREIDTIPFLVGTSSKS; encoded by the coding sequence ATGGGTTTTTGTTTTAAAGGTTTATTTAGTAGAACAACAAAGAAATGTTGTAAAAATTGTAAATGCAAACAAAATAACAACTGTAAATGCGAATATGAAGCTTGTGAATACAATACAGCTGAGCAAATTTTTGCTCCTTCAACAGGAAAATTGATTAAACTTTCTAGGGTAAAAGATGGTATATTTTCTAAGGAAATGCTAGGGAAAGGATTCGCAGTCCAGGTAGGAAATACCGGAAAAAAGGACATTTTTGCTCCAATTTCTGGAAAAGTTAATATGGTTTTTCCCACAAAACATGCCCTTGGCTTTGCATCTTTAGATAATAAGACACAAATTCTTCTACATCTTGGAATCGATACAGTTGAACTTGAAGGAAAAGGAATTGAAATTTTTGTTAAACTTAATCAAAAAATTCAAGCTGGCGATAAGATTGCCGCTGTTAATCTTGATTATCTAATTAAATCAGGAATTACTAACACTGATATTATTGTTATTGTCCTTAATGAATCAGAATACAACAACTTTAAATTTCTAACTTCTCCACAGCGAGAAATCGACACTATTCCATTTTTAGTTGGAACAAGTAGTAAATCCTAA
- a CDS encoding HPr family phosphocarrier protein: MVSFSAVVIDKLGFHARPASKVAKLASEFKSEVKIFNGEKSGNAKSIMNIMALGIKSGTEFRIEITGEDENEAVKAIKNLIIEEKLILE; this comes from the coding sequence ATGGTATCATTTTCTGCAGTTGTAATTGATAAATTAGGTTTCCATGCCCGCCCAGCTTCAAAAGTTGCCAAATTAGCAAGTGAGTTTAAATCTGAAGTTAAAATTTTTAATGGTGAAAAATCAGGGAATGCAAAGTCAATTATGAACATAATGGCATTAGGAATTAAATCTGGAACTGAATTTCGCATTGAAATTACCGGTGAAGATGAAAATGAAGCAGTTAAAGCAATTAAAAATTTAATAATTGAAGAAAAACTAATTCTTGAGTAG